From Pandoraea vervacti, the proteins below share one genomic window:
- the trxA gene encoding thioredoxin, protein MDTNLASFDTDVLAVSHQVPVLADFWAPWCGPCNTLGPMLERLEAEAQGRIRLVKINADENAQLCADYGVRSLPTVIAFVDGEPVDQFVGALPEGQLRAFIDRIVPNPAEMARKVARTALADGQPTVARDALQAALALDPAHDDVRLDLVDVLLGMGDTQGARTELTLLSPRTAASGDARIAALTTRIEAAEQASQLPPAAQLLDRVNAEPGNLQARLDLANRYLADRAYEPALQTLLDIVQRDRSFGDDAARKSMLAIFDALAESDPSTVSAWRRKLSAALN, encoded by the coding sequence ATCGATACCAATCTCGCCAGCTTCGACACCGACGTTCTGGCCGTCTCGCATCAGGTGCCCGTGCTGGCCGACTTCTGGGCGCCGTGGTGCGGCCCGTGCAACACCCTCGGGCCGATGCTCGAAAGGCTGGAAGCCGAAGCCCAGGGGCGCATCCGGCTCGTCAAGATCAATGCCGATGAGAACGCGCAACTGTGCGCCGACTACGGCGTGCGCAGCCTGCCCACGGTCATCGCGTTCGTCGATGGCGAACCGGTCGATCAGTTCGTCGGCGCGCTGCCGGAGGGGCAACTGCGTGCGTTCATCGATCGCATCGTGCCGAATCCGGCCGAAATGGCGCGCAAGGTGGCGCGCACGGCGCTGGCCGACGGGCAGCCGACGGTGGCTCGCGACGCGCTCCAGGCCGCATTGGCCCTCGATCCCGCGCACGACGACGTGCGCCTCGATCTGGTCGACGTGCTGCTCGGCATGGGCGACACGCAAGGCGCACGCACGGAGCTCACGCTGTTGTCCCCACGCACGGCTGCCAGCGGCGACGCGCGTATTGCCGCCCTGACCACGCGCATCGAAGCGGCCGAGCAGGCGAGCCAACTGCCGCCGGCGGCGCAATTGCTCGACCGTGTTAACGCCGAGCCCGGGAATTTGCAGGCGCGTCTCGATCTCGCCAACCGTTATCTGGCGGATCGGGCCTATGAGCCCGCTTTGCAGACGCTGCTCGACATCGTGCAGCGCGACCGTTCGTTCGGCGACGACGCCGCACGAAAGTCGATGTTGGCCATCTTCGATGCGTTAGCCGAGAGCGACCCGTCGACGGTGTCCGCATGGCGGCGCAAGCTGAGCGCGGCGCTCAATTGA
- a CDS encoding amino acid ABC transporter substrate-binding protein, translating to MKAVMGIKEVDWKSAARRFAFGLSVWLAAQASVTSVMAAPAAPVAPAAAVAPAKADAVVALPTVSGDLTGTLKKIHDTGLITLGYREAAIPFAYVNDKGKPVGYTMDLCYAVVDAVKTALNLPNLRVREMSITPQNRIPLVKNGTVDLDCAPNTITPERAEQVGFSNPYYVSEVRLLVNKKDNIRGLEDLKGQNLVASAGSTGERLARMQAEKIGYRVIPARDHGESMMTLETGRAKAFALDDVLLAGFRANARDPESFAIVGAPLETELNALMLRRDDPQFKRFVDTTLAHLYTSGDIRRIQRKWFQQPIPPRNVNLNLEPSKEVIEVWHKGSRVTE from the coding sequence GTGAAAGCTGTGATGGGTATCAAGGAAGTCGACTGGAAAAGCGCTGCGCGGCGCTTCGCGTTCGGTCTGTCAGTCTGGCTTGCCGCGCAGGCAAGTGTCACGAGCGTAATGGCCGCACCGGCTGCACCGGTCGCACCGGCTGCTGCGGTAGCCCCGGCGAAGGCTGATGCCGTGGTAGCGCTGCCGACGGTGAGCGGCGATCTGACCGGTACGCTCAAGAAGATTCACGACACCGGGCTGATCACGCTCGGTTATCGCGAGGCCGCCATTCCGTTCGCTTACGTGAACGACAAGGGCAAACCCGTCGGCTACACGATGGACCTTTGCTACGCCGTGGTCGATGCCGTGAAGACGGCGCTGAACCTGCCGAATCTGCGCGTGCGCGAAATGTCGATTACGCCGCAGAACCGTATCCCGCTCGTGAAGAACGGCACGGTCGACCTCGATTGCGCGCCGAACACCATCACGCCGGAACGCGCGGAGCAGGTCGGCTTCAGCAATCCGTATTACGTCTCGGAAGTGCGCCTGCTGGTCAACAAGAAGGACAACATCCGGGGGCTGGAGGATTTGAAGGGCCAGAATCTGGTGGCATCGGCGGGTTCGACCGGTGAGCGCCTGGCACGCATGCAAGCCGAGAAGATCGGTTATCGCGTGATTCCGGCGCGCGACCACGGCGAGTCGATGATGACGCTGGAAACCGGCCGCGCCAAGGCATTCGCGCTGGACGACGTGCTGCTCGCAGGGTTTCGCGCCAACGCCCGCGATCCGGAGTCGTTCGCCATCGTCGGCGCACCGCTGGAGACCGAACTCAATGCCCTGATGTTGCGCCGAGACGATCCGCAATTCAAGCGCTTCGTGGATACGACGCTGGCTCACCTGTACACCTCGGGCGACATCCGACGCATCCAGCGCAAGTGGTTCCAGCAGCCGATTCCGCCGCGCAACGTGAACCTGAACCTCGAGCCGAGCAAGGAAGTGATCGAGGTCTGGCACAAGGGTTCGCGAGTGACCGAATGA
- a CDS encoding amino acid ABC transporter substrate-binding protein, with the protein MPRLSAVAATAQVTPSVAGEGAWAADSPADDAPTIARIRERGRILLGYRQAAIPFSYVDANDQPMGLSWALCQRIVPALQRAMAMPELRSTPVRVIEQMRGPLIKGDAIDIDCAPSTVTAERAQRVAFSLPYYAAHIRLMVRQGTGIESIGDMRGLRLVVVQGTTAERIVRAQHARTGFQLLMARDYDDAFRMLRERRAQALALDDVLLEGLRATSRAPNAYRIVGAPLSDQPEYYALVLPPDDPAFKAQVDAVLASMFRSGEMAQLQREWFQAALPPYGHRLALEPGAEVLTLWENGARELEAEGDGNAAAQDATASSPQPGS; encoded by the coding sequence ATGCCCCGTTTGAGCGCGGTAGCGGCAACCGCTCAGGTCACACCGTCGGTCGCTGGGGAAGGGGCTTGGGCAGCGGATTCACCTGCTGACGACGCACCGACGATTGCACGCATCCGCGAGCGCGGCCGTATTCTCCTGGGCTACCGTCAGGCGGCCATTCCGTTTTCTTATGTCGATGCCAACGACCAGCCGATGGGACTGTCGTGGGCGCTGTGCCAGCGCATTGTCCCGGCATTGCAGCGGGCCATGGCGATGCCGGAACTACGCAGCACACCCGTGCGGGTGATCGAGCAGATGCGCGGGCCGCTAATCAAAGGCGATGCCATCGACATCGATTGCGCCCCGTCGACCGTGACGGCCGAACGGGCGCAACGTGTGGCGTTCAGCCTGCCGTATTACGCGGCGCACATCCGGTTGATGGTCCGACAGGGAACGGGCATCGAGTCCATCGGCGACATGCGCGGGTTGCGTCTGGTCGTGGTGCAGGGCACGACCGCCGAGCGGATCGTGCGTGCCCAACACGCCCGTACGGGATTTCAGCTTCTGATGGCCCGTGACTACGACGATGCGTTTCGCATGCTGCGCGAACGGCGTGCGCAAGCGCTGGCGCTGGACGACGTATTGCTCGAAGGCCTGCGGGCCACGAGCAGAGCGCCGAACGCCTACCGCATCGTCGGAGCGCCGCTCTCGGACCAGCCTGAATACTACGCACTGGTGCTGCCCCCGGACGACCCGGCGTTCAAGGCGCAAGTCGATGCCGTGCTCGCGTCGATGTTTCGCAGCGGCGAGATGGCGCAGCTCCAGCGTGAGTGGTTTCAGGCGGCGCTCCCGCCCTACGGACATCGGCTGGCGCTCGAGCCCGGCGCCGAAGTGCTGACGCTGTGGGAAAACGGTGCCCGAGAGCTCGAGGCAGAGGGAGACGGCAACGCTGCAGCACAGGACGCCACGGCATCCTCCCCGCAACCGGGGTCCTGA
- the kdpF gene encoding K(+)-transporting ATPase subunit F yields MTAMYWLSGGLTLALLAYLVYALFKPEDLA; encoded by the coding sequence ATGACAGCCATGTACTGGCTGAGCGGCGGACTCACGCTCGCGCTGCTCGCTTATCTCGTCTACGCGCTGTTCAAGCCGGAGGATCTCGCATGA
- a CDS encoding cupin domain-containing protein, which translates to MTTSSAPSLITFSPDQAGEAVFDHPAQARRVSGNPQRMTRTFYTDALGEFDCGEWTCEPGAWRIAFGAHRQEYFSVIEGRIRISDLQGNASEFGPGDACVIPAGFEGVFEVVEPVRKHFVMFERKAAA; encoded by the coding sequence ATGACGACATCTTCTGCGCCTTCTCTCATCACCTTTTCCCCCGATCAGGCGGGGGAGGCCGTGTTCGACCACCCGGCCCAGGCACGCCGTGTGAGCGGCAACCCGCAACGGATGACACGCACGTTCTATACCGATGCGCTCGGCGAATTCGATTGCGGCGAATGGACGTGCGAACCCGGCGCGTGGCGCATTGCTTTCGGCGCCCATCGTCAGGAGTATTTCTCCGTCATCGAAGGGCGTATCCGGATCAGCGATCTCCAGGGCAATGCCTCGGAGTTCGGGCCGGGCGACGCCTGCGTGATACCGGCGGGCTTCGAAGGGGTCTTCGAAGTCGTGGAGCCGGTGCGCAAGCACTTCGTGATGTTCGAGCGCAAGGCGGCGGCATGA
- a CDS encoding AAA family ATPase, whose product MTRLIFFCGHAGAGKTTLAKRLIRPLIARSGEAFCLLDKDTLYGAYSASVMGALTGNPNDRDSPLYLQTLREPEYAGLLETARENLRLGVNVLVVGPLSRELREGLLFDRAWLDVDDDVGVHVVWVDLDEAHARERIVSRGNPNDAYKLEHWDEYRVRRYLPPAAAFPGLVRFDNTSPTPEDDERLLQTLLAHTR is encoded by the coding sequence ATGACACGACTCATCTTCTTCTGTGGTCATGCCGGGGCAGGCAAGACAACGCTTGCCAAGCGACTCATCCGCCCGCTGATCGCACGCAGCGGCGAGGCCTTCTGCCTGCTCGACAAGGACACCCTTTACGGCGCGTACAGCGCGTCGGTGATGGGCGCGCTGACCGGCAATCCGAACGACCGCGACAGCCCGCTGTACCTGCAGACGCTGCGCGAGCCGGAGTACGCCGGTCTGCTCGAGACGGCACGCGAGAATCTGCGTCTCGGTGTGAATGTGCTGGTCGTCGGCCCGTTGTCGCGCGAGCTGCGCGAAGGACTCCTGTTCGACCGCGCCTGGCTCGATGTCGACGACGACGTGGGCGTGCACGTGGTGTGGGTCGATCTGGACGAAGCGCATGCGAGGGAGCGTATCGTGAGTCGGGGTAATCCGAACGACGCCTACAAGCTCGAACATTGGGACGAGTACCGGGTGCGGCGCTACCTGCCGCCCGCGGCGGCGTTCCCGGGGCTTGTGCGTTTCGACAATACGTCGCCGACACCGGAGGACGACGAACGGTTGTTGCAGACGCTGCTGGCGCACACCCGTTGA
- the kdpA gene encoding potassium-transporting ATPase subunit KdpA, which yields MTLNAWIQLGVFLVVLLVLARPLGRFMADVLAGESHVNRWFAPLERGLYRLCGVRAEQEMHWRTYAIALVGFNAVGAFFVYALQRWQVWLPLNPQAFGNITPDSSMNTAVSFVANTNWQGYAGESTMSYLTQMLGLAVQNFLSAATGIAVVVALIRGFARHTAQTIGNFWVDMTRITLYILVPLSVIFAVGLMSQGVIQNFDAYKDVTTLQVTHYDNPVLGPDGQPKLDAAGKPVSTPAQTQTQTLPMGPVASQEAIKMLGTNGGGFFNANSAHPYENPTPLTNFLEILAIFLIPAALCHTFGRMVGDRRQGLAILAAMTIAFSIATVATVSAEQAGNPTLATLGVDQQVSAAQSGGNMEGKETRFGIVASGIFATVTTAASCGAVNAMHDSLTPLGGLVPMLLMQLGEVIFGGVGSGLYGMLVFAMLAVFVAGLMIGRTPEYLGKKIEAYEMKMVAVAVLMTPLLVLLGTALAVLVPAGQAGVANPATHGFSEILYAYSSAANNNGSAFAGLSANTPFYNTTLGIAMWFGRFWVIVPVLAIAGALARKKRIAATSGTLPTHGPLFVVLLLGTVLLVGALTYVPALALGPVAEHLAMIGAH from the coding sequence ATGACACTCAATGCCTGGATCCAGCTCGGCGTGTTCCTCGTCGTGCTGCTCGTACTCGCGCGCCCGCTCGGCCGCTTCATGGCGGACGTGCTCGCCGGTGAATCGCATGTCAATCGCTGGTTCGCACCGCTTGAGCGCGGCCTTTACCGCCTGTGCGGGGTGCGTGCCGAACAGGAAATGCATTGGCGCACTTACGCCATCGCGCTGGTTGGCTTCAATGCTGTGGGCGCGTTCTTCGTCTATGCCCTTCAACGCTGGCAAGTCTGGCTGCCGCTCAACCCGCAGGCGTTCGGCAATATCACGCCCGATTCGTCGATGAACACGGCAGTGAGCTTCGTCGCCAATACGAACTGGCAGGGCTACGCCGGGGAGTCGACGATGAGCTATCTCACGCAGATGCTCGGACTCGCCGTACAGAACTTCCTGTCGGCCGCGACCGGTATCGCGGTCGTCGTTGCGCTGATTCGCGGTTTCGCGCGTCACACGGCGCAGACCATCGGCAACTTCTGGGTCGACATGACCCGCATCACGCTCTACATCCTGGTGCCGCTGTCGGTGATTTTCGCCGTCGGTCTCATGAGCCAGGGCGTGATCCAGAACTTCGACGCGTACAAGGACGTGACGACGCTGCAGGTCACGCACTACGACAATCCGGTCCTGGGCCCGGATGGTCAGCCGAAGCTCGACGCCGCCGGGAAGCCGGTGAGCACGCCGGCACAGACGCAAACGCAAACATTGCCGATGGGCCCGGTGGCTTCACAGGAAGCGATCAAGATGCTCGGCACCAACGGTGGCGGCTTCTTCAACGCGAATTCGGCTCACCCGTATGAGAACCCGACGCCGCTGACGAACTTCCTGGAAATCCTCGCGATCTTCCTGATCCCGGCGGCGCTGTGCCATACGTTCGGACGCATGGTCGGCGACCGTCGTCAGGGACTGGCGATTCTTGCCGCGATGACGATTGCGTTCTCGATCGCGACCGTCGCCACGGTATCGGCCGAACAGGCGGGCAATCCGACGCTCGCGACGCTTGGCGTCGACCAGCAGGTGAGCGCCGCACAGTCGGGCGGCAACATGGAGGGCAAGGAAACGCGCTTTGGGATCGTCGCTTCGGGCATTTTCGCCACCGTCACGACCGCGGCGTCTTGCGGCGCGGTCAACGCGATGCACGACTCGCTCACGCCGCTGGGTGGACTGGTGCCGATGCTGTTGATGCAACTGGGCGAAGTGATCTTCGGCGGCGTGGGTTCCGGCCTGTACGGCATGCTCGTTTTCGCCATGCTCGCGGTATTCGTCGCCGGCCTGATGATCGGCCGCACGCCGGAATATCTGGGCAAGAAGATCGAAGCTTACGAGATGAAGATGGTCGCCGTCGCCGTGCTGATGACGCCGCTGCTGGTGTTGCTCGGCACAGCGCTTGCCGTGCTGGTGCCCGCAGGCCAGGCCGGTGTAGCGAACCCGGCGACACACGGTTTCTCGGAAATCCTCTACGCGTACAGCTCCGCGGCGAACAACAACGGCAGCGCCTTCGCGGGTCTGTCGGCCAACACGCCGTTCTACAACACCACGCTGGGTATTGCGATGTGGTTCGGTCGCTTCTGGGTGATCGTGCCGGTGCTGGCGATCGCCGGCGCACTGGCGCGCAAGAAGCGTATCGCCGCGACCTCGGGCACGTTGCCCACGCATGGTCCGCTGTTTGTCGTGCTGCTGCTCGGCACGGTGCTGCTGGTGGGCGCGCTCACCTACGTGCCGGCCCTCGCGCTCGGTCCGGTCGCCGAACATCTGGCGATGATCGGTGCGCATTGA